A genomic region of Spea bombifrons isolate aSpeBom1 chromosome 9, aSpeBom1.2.pri, whole genome shotgun sequence contains the following coding sequences:
- the LOC128504424 gene encoding DC-STAMP domain-containing protein 2-like: MGTTLGPWEWMCTCCKTTCGLCRRACPCACSCNCPCSCKCPCKCKCPCDCPCDCPRDCDCPRDCPCDCSRDCLSNLCPEEVKVEEVSAEDYIDEDKKEVRAQLREDNAVKSSLRSCGAFTFGLILTAVYAAIVLFVKNYSLKYCIVSSVVICILLTLGMAFFMKMRVTVFLMLPQLFSIEGKTIVLLVAFSLALQGPAANTLENFRRSSESVSCGVELAMNQTKELLEKVKRPLVSALDILRNIGQRLKGVADRARKFFKTVTDGVKHIGRVLRNVWRFIANIGEVCNEELEVPYLKCRKIFDTARNQCFQVMPFLSFLCYIVDAFKPLCGLAKTVTILCLLPKYLQKYVRKHVKNPIINMLRNIKDKFEFNVTVIHDFDINLNSSKSIKQVAVGIMSEVQSTLNPYLDVLSMFSYSMTFVCLFIYIMAARYQRKYLYEDNHDNIYITRSFIELDVMRAKQGRRTLLPLSAREAYNFILPGSLYLTKRERKGYSFDIINVFRNVLVVAFMMVMDFIIYWVLDMVYYLLQADVVARAPVTFSVLINGSGYASEIFSNVVSAFDILQRGNLTVLSKKCLVAPSAPDFKGYILIGSMYGLCFLIAIFGVYIRRLQRVICAYYYPSREQERICFLYNNLITKRTNIEDSLIRSVRMNAEDGGHSSFLQVLAAKLPGCRWFAQLLGTNEQYCMACAKIITGSEGQDCVSCITPGCKGMYCRGCFEILDNICTICMAPLAYSEAIEEEVDSSDEEQVHLWIDAMKTMKAGEKGKRKKLKEVVKDRLKQVLRSQGSRAALGEKLLEKYKEEVRGREEDESSGISEVESSEDSEDTDFEYQNSTEDTDSSDSEDHTTPPFTKWTEARRKRDLVTPARQRPPRRRGRRAVKNGGGN; this comes from the coding sequence ATGGGGACAACACTAGGCCCCTGGGAATGGATGTGTACctgctgcaaaaccacatgTGGCCTATGCCGGCGTGCCTGCCCCTGCGCCTGTTCCTGCAACTGTCCTTGCTCCTGCAAGTGCCCCTGCAAGTGCAAGTGCCCCTGCGACTGCCCCTGCGACTGCCCGCGGGACTGCGACTGCCCTCGCGACTGCCCCTGTGACTGCTCCCGCGATTGCTTGTCAAACCTGTGCCCTGAAGAAGTGAAGGTCGAGGAAGTGAGCGCCGAGGATTACATTGACGAGGACAAAAAGGAGGTGAGAGCCCAACTCCGAGAGGACAACGCGGTGAAATCTTCTCTGAGGAGCTGTGGCGCCTTCACCTTTGGGTTGATTCTCACCGCCGTGTATGCGGCCATCGTCCTCTTTGTGAAGAACTATAGCCTGAAGTACTGCATCGTGTCCTCAGTGGTCATCTGCATCCTCCTCACCCTCGGCATGGCCTTCTTCATGAAGATGCGGGTCACAGTGTTCCTTATGCTGCCCCAGCTCTTCTCAATTGAGGGCAAGACCATCGTGCTCCTGGTCGCCTTCTCGCTGGCCTTACAGGGACCTGCAGCCAACACCTTGgagaatttccggcgctcatctgAGTCCGTGTCCTGCGGCGTGGAACTGGCAATGAACCAGACCAAGGAGCtcctggaaaaagttaaaaggccgttAGTGAGTGCGCTGGATATTCTGAGGAACATCGGCCAGAGGCTGAAAGGAGTGGCCGATCGGGCCAGAAAGTTCTTCAAGACGGTGACAGACGGAGTGAAGCACATCGGACGCGTCCTGCGGAATGTGTGGCGTTTTATCGCCAATATCGGGGAGGTCTGTAACGAGGAACTGGAAGTTCCCTATCTAAAGTGCAGGAAAATATTTGACACGGCACGGAATCAGTGCTTCCAGGTGATGCCATTCTTGTCATTCCTGTGCTACATTGTGGATGCCTTCAAACCGCTGTGTGGACTGGCTAAAACCGTTACAATCCTATGCCTCCTGCCAAAGTATCTCCAGAAATACGTCCGAAAGCATGTGAAAAACCCCATCATCAACATGCTCCGCAACATCAAGGACAAGTTTGAGTTTAACGTGACGGTTATTCACGACTTCGACATAAACCTGAACTCCAGCAAGAGCATCAAGCAGGTGGCAGTCGGCATCATGAGCGAAGTGCAGAGCACACTGAACCCCTATCTGGATGTGCTCAGCATGTTCAGCTATTCAATGACATTTGTTTGCCTCTTCATCTACATCATGGCCGCTCGGTACCAGCGCAAGTACCTCTATGAAGATAACCACGACAATATCTACATAACGCGGTCCTTCATAGAGCTGGACGTGATGAGAGCCAAGCAAGGGCGCagaaccctcctgcccctttcCGCCAGAGAGGCCTACAACTTCATCCTGCCAGGTTCGCTTTACCTGACCAAACGTGAGAGGAAGGGATATTCTTTTGACATCATCAACGTCTTCCGAAATGTTCTGGTGGTCGCATTTATGATGGTGATGGACTTCATCATCTACTGGGTGCTGGACATGGTGTATTACCTGCTGCAAGCGGACGTGGTTGCCAGAGCTCCGGTGACGTTCTCTGTGCTGATCAACGGCTCCGGTTATGCCAGCGAAATCTTCTCCAATGTGGTGTCTGCGTTTGACATCCTTCAGAGAGGGAACTTGACAGTTTTGTCAAAGAAATGCCTAGTCGCTCCGTCCGCCCCAGACTTTAAAGGATACATACTCATAGGTTCAATGTATGGCCTGTGCTTCCTCATTGCGATATTTGGCGTCTACATACGGAGGCTGCAGCGCGTAATCTGTGCCTATTATTACCCATCCCGTGAGCAGGAGCGCATCTGTTTTCTTTACAACAACTTGATAACCAAACGCACAAACATTGAGGACTCCTTGATCAGGAGCGTGAGGATGAATGCAGAGGACGGGGGGCACTCTAGCTTCCTGCAGGTCCTGGCGGCAAAACTCCCCGGGTGCCGCTGGTTTGCCCAGCTGTTGGGCACCAATGAGCAGTACTGCATGGCATGTGCCAAGATAATCACTGGCAGCGAGGGGCAGGACTGCGTGTCCTGCATCACCCCAGGCTGTAAAGGGATGTACTGCAGGGGCTGCTTTGAGATCCTTGATAACATCTGCACAATTTGTATGGCTCCACTGGCATACTCTGAGGCTATCGAAGAGGAGGTCGACTCCAGTGACGAAGAACAGGTCCACCTCTGGATCGATGCCATGAAAACCATGAAGGCtggagagaaaggaaagaggaagaagctGAAAGAGGTTGTGAAGGATCGCCTCAAACAGGTTCTCCGTAGCCAGGGTAGCAGAGCAGCGTTAGGCGAGAAGCTCCTGGAGAAGTATAAGGAGGAGGTCCGTGGCAGGGAGGAAGATGAGAGCTCAGGAATCAGTGAGGTTGAATCCAGTGAGGACTCTGAAGATACAGATTTTGAATATCAGAACTCAACAGAGGACACTGACTCTTCAGATTCTGAGGACCACACGACCCCCCCATTCACAAAGTGGACAGAAGCACGAAGGAAGAGGGATCTGGTCACCCCCGCGCGGCAGAGGCCACCCAGGAGGAGAGGACGGCGGGCGGTGAAGAATGGAGGTGGAAATTAG